In Gossypium hirsutum isolate 1008001.06 chromosome D01, Gossypium_hirsutum_v2.1, whole genome shotgun sequence, the genomic window atttaaagAACGAAAATACCtaattaatataacataaaaagttttaaaatataggAACCAATTTAATTTGAGAATGTTTTGGTGCAATTAGGCCTTTAAAGAATAGGCGGTAACGAGatcacaaaatgaccaaaattgtGGGGATCCAAACAAAGTAAGATTAAGGGCAATAATATAATATGTTGAAAACTGTTTCTTTTTTTGTCTGAAACCCTCCCGTATCTAGCAATCGTATTGGACTCCAATtaaatcctagttgaacctttaaacgagataaatatttttttctgcaGTCTACACCTATCTCCCAAATACCAATCAtccattaaataataaattcaattatcAGCTCAATAGCAATTGAGACTTAAAACATAGCCGTCAAATAGATTATAGGTCATAGCTCATAATCAGTTATCTGTTGGTCATCACAGTTGTTTCAAGAAAAGAAATCAAGACTTTATCTTTGGTTATAGTTTTATCACATTGATGTATTTGGACAAAGCAATTCTTAATTAACAAAAAAGTTTGCTGCTGCATAAGATAATACATAGGTACAAGCACCTGAAAACTGCATCatcttattatacatatatatatgttataaaatgcaGTGCTTGAACGTTCCCTACCCTACATTCCTCAAAATTCATTGTCACAAAAAATTTGAAATCATACGACAGAACAAGAGATTAGAAGTAGAAATTCAATCCCCAACAAAGGCTAATGGAAACATATTAAAGGAagcatcaaagaagggaaaaaatAGGCAAAAGTGCTTACCCCAAATGCCTACTCAATCTATAGAGAGGATGAAGTAGACAGCAGGTTTTTGCTCTGCCCTGCCCCTGTCTCGGTATTGAAGAAGTCCTGAAGTGCAATCATGTTAATGGTGCACGACTTCAAACTCCTAATTGCTTCTGCACTTGCCAAGGCTCCGTCGACGGTTGTTATTATAGGAACCTTGTAAGCAAGGGCCATTCGCCTCAATTGCCGACCGTCAATCTGATCAAGTGCATCACCAGAGCTTGTGATAACCATCAACTGGATTTGTCCATTAGCAATCATATCACCAGCATGTGGCCGCCCCTCGTGCATTTTCAGCACCCGTTCCACTGGGATACCTTTTAGTTCAAGAAAGTGAGCTGTCCCAGATGTTGAAATAATATGGAATCCCAGCCCCAAGAAAGCTTTTGCGATTCTTTCAAGATAGGGCTTTGTCAAGTCATTTAAACTGAGGAAAACCGTGCCGGAAAGTGGAAGCTTCTGCCCTGCAGCAATCTGGGCTTTTGCAAATGCTATTGCAAACTCAAAGTCAATGCCCATCACCTCACCTGTACTTTTCATTTCAGGACCTAACAACACATCACAGCCTTGAAACTTCTCAAACGGAAGAACAGCTTCCTTAACAGACACATGTTTTGGAGTCACTTCTTTTGTGAAATCTAGATCATAAAGTGACTTCCCTGACATAACAAGAGCAGCATACTTAGCCAGTGGGTGCCCAATTGCCTTGGAAACAAATGGTACAGTACGTGAAGCACGGGGATTTGCCTCAAGTAAGAAAACATCACCAGAAGCTGTGATTGCATACTGACAGTTCATGAGCCCACAAACATTTAGCCTATTAGCCAGTTTTGTTGTCCATGACCTTATGGTATCTAAGCAAGAAGATGGGATAGTTTGTGTTGGAATTGAGCAAGCAGAGTCACCAGAATGGACCCCAGCCTGCTCAATGTGCTCCATTATCCCTCCAATCACCACATTACCATGCAAATCAGCAAGTGCATCTACATCAATCTCAACTGCATCTGATAAATACTTGTCAATCAGTACAGGACGTTCTGGGTCCACCTCAACAGCATTCTCTAGATATGTCACAAGCTTGTCATCATTATATACAATCTCCATTGCTCGGCCACCCAACACATATGAAGGCCGGACAACAACCGGGTAACCTATCTCTGTTGCAATGGCAAGAGCATCCTCTTCACTCTTGGCAATCCCTCCTTTTGGCTGCTCGATCTTTAACTCCTTAAGGATTGCATTGAACCTCTCTCTGTCCTCAGCTGCATCAATGGAATCCGGTGAGGTACCCCATATGCGAACTTGCCCAGCCCCACTAGCACATGCAGGCCGATGCTTATCTAAGTAACGTTGGATGGGTAGAGACAGCTTAAGGGGTGTTTGACCTCCAAACTGGACAATGATTCCATCAGGTCTTTCTAATTCAATAACGTTCAAAACATCTTCAACGGTAAGGGGTTCAAAGTAAAGACGGTCACTGGTATCGTAATCTGTGGATACAGTTTCAGGATTCGAATTCATCATGATTGTCTCAAATCCTGCTTTCTGCGAAGaggaaaaaaaatgcaaaaaagagaaaaatcagCGAATTTATCAAAACATTGAAATCGACATAAACAGCTTGACATTATTAAATGTTGGGAAGCATAAACAGGAAGTAGGGAACGCAAACCTGAAGGGCAAATGATGTATGGCAACAGCAGTAGTCAAACTCAATCCCCTGACCAATACGATTCGGTCCACCACCCAAAATCAAAACCTTCTTCTTTTCAGTAGGAGCTGATTCACACTCAAAATCATAAGAGGAGTACATATAAGGAGTATTAGCCTCAAACTCTGCAGCACAAGTATCTACCCTCTTATATGCTGGAATAACTCCCAAAGATACTCGTTTATTCCGGACCTCTTCCTCAGAGGACTTAGTTGCGAAGGCTATCTGCTTATCACTAAAGCCTCTCTTTTTGACCTCATAGAACTCCTCCTTTGTCAGATCAGACAAACCTCGGGACAAAAGATATTGCTCCACATCAATTAACTCTTTAAGCTGAGTGAGGAACCATTTGTCAATGAAACTCAGCTCATATATTTCGTCCACTTTCATCCCCTTCTTCATTGCAGCATATACAGAATGGATTCGATCTGGGCTGGGGACTCTGAGACTGTACTTCAACTGATCCCAATCCCAGTTGAGTTCTTTAACTTCAGCACATCCCCATCCAGAGTAGCCACATTCCAGTGATCGAACTGCCTTCTGAAAGGATTCCTGGAATGTGCGGCCTAGAGCCATGGATTCGCCAACAGATTTCATCTGAGTTGTCAATATTGGTGGAGAGCCAGGGAATTTCTCAAATGCAAATCGTGGGATCTGCAACACTTGTATAGattaaagatattaaaatatatatattcataagctgataatataaaatcatatgcAAGTAAACAAAGTTATGAATGCTATCTGAACCCTCGGCACAAGATTATTCCTCTTAAAAAGCCAATTGAAACACACAGATACAGTTTCTATTCTACTGTTCCTTCTATAAGATGCATCATCA contains:
- the LOC107939191 gene encoding carbamoyl-phosphate synthase large chain, chloroplastic, with the protein product MSCCKSFSSSRFSSFSKPFLPKSFNLPPLFFISSSNPKPNRSSFHLRSWPSQRHLSPMAAKRVSIQANSNASAEEKGPKQGKRTDLKKIMILGAGPIVIGQACEFDYSGTQACKALREEGYEVVLINSNPATIMTDPDMANRTYVTPMTPELVEQVLEKERPDALLPTMGGQTALNLAVALAESGVLEKYSVELIGAKLDAIKKAEDRDLFKQAMKTIGIKTPPSGIGNTLDECIEIANEIGEFPLIIRPAFTLGGTGGGIAYNKEEFESICKAGLAASLTSQVLVEKSLLGWKEYELEVMRDLADNVVIICSIENIDPMGVHTGDSITVAPAQTLTDKEYQRLRDYSVKIIREIGVECGGSNVQFAVNPVDGEVMVIEMNPRVSRSSALASKATGFPIAKMAAKLSVGYTLDQIPNDITKKTPASFEPSIDYVVTKIPRFAFEKFPGSPPILTTQMKSVGESMALGRTFQESFQKAVRSLECGYSGWGCAEVKELNWDWDQLKYSLRVPSPDRIHSVYAAMKKGMKVDEIYELSFIDKWFLTQLKELIDVEQYLLSRGLSDLTKEEFYEVKKRGFSDKQIAFATKSSEEEVRNKRVSLGVIPAYKRVDTCAAEFEANTPYMYSSYDFECESAPTEKKKVLILGGGPNRIGQGIEFDYCCCHTSFALQKAGFETIMMNSNPETVSTDYDTSDRLYFEPLTVEDVLNVIELERPDGIIVQFGGQTPLKLSLPIQRYLDKHRPACASGAGQVRIWGTSPDSIDAAEDRERFNAILKELKIEQPKGGIAKSEEDALAIATEIGYPVVVRPSYVLGGRAMEIVYNDDKLVTYLENAVEVDPERPVLIDKYLSDAVEIDVDALADLHGNVVIGGIMEHIEQAGVHSGDSACSIPTQTIPSSCLDTIRSWTTKLANRLNVCGLMNCQYAITASGDVFLLEANPRASRTVPFVSKAIGHPLAKYAALVMSGKSLYDLDFTKEVTPKHVSVKEAVLPFEKFQGCDVLLGPEMKSTGEVMGIDFEFAIAFAKAQIAAGQKLPLSGTVFLSLNDLTKPYLERIAKAFLGLGFHIISTSGTAHFLELKGIPVERVLKMHEGRPHAGDMIANGQIQLMVITSSGDALDQIDGRQLRRMALAYKVPIITTVDGALASAEAIRSLKSCTINMIALQDFFNTETGAGQSKNLLSTSSSL